Proteins from one Mustela erminea isolate mMusErm1 chromosome 20, mMusErm1.Pri, whole genome shotgun sequence genomic window:
- the DCUN1D3 gene encoding DCN1-like protein 3, with amino-acid sequence MGQCVTKCKNPSSTLGSKNGDRDPGSKSHSRRSAGHREEQPPACGKPGGDILVNGTKKAETATEPCQLPTSSGDAGREPKSNAEESSLQRLEELFRRYKDEREDAILEEGMERFCNDLCVDPTEFRVLLLAWKFQAATMCKFTRKEFFDGCKAISADSIDGICARFPSLLTEAKQEDKFKDLYRFTFQFGLDSEEGQRSLHREIAIALWKLVFTQNNPPVLDQWLNFLTENPSGIKGISRDTWNMFLNFTQVIGPDLSNYSEDEAWPSLFDTFVEWEMERRKREGEGRGALSSGPEGLCPGEQT; translated from the exons ATGGGCCAGTGTGTCACCAAGTGCAAGAATCCCTCATCCACCCTGGGCAGCAAGAACGGAGACCGTGACCCTGGCAGCAAGTCACACAGCAGGCGGAGCGCAGGCCACCGCGAGGAACAGCCACCAGCCTGTGGCAAGCCAGGTGGGGATATCCTTGTCAATGGGACCAAGAAGGCAGAGACTGCCACCGAGCCCTGCCAGTTGCCAACGTCCTCTGGAGATGCTGGGAGGGAGCCCAAGTCCAATGCCGAGGAGTCTTCCCTGCAGAGGCTGGAAGAATTGTTCAGGCGCTACAAGGACGAGCGGGAGGATGCAATTTTGGAGGAAGGCATGGAGCGCTTTTGCAATGACTTATGTGTTGACCCCACGGAATTTCGAGTGCTGCTCTTGGCTTGGAAGTTCCAGGCCGCTACCATGTGCAAATTCACCAG GAAggagttttttgatggctgcaaagcAATAAGTGCAGACAGCATTGATGGGATCTGTGCACGGTTCCCTAGCCTCTTAACGGAAGCCAAACAAGAGGATAAATTTAAGGATCTCTACCGGTTTACATTTCAGTTCGGTCTGGACTCTGAAGAAGGGCAGCGGTCACTGCATCGGGAAATAGCCATTGCCCTGTGGAAACTAGTCTTTACCCAGAACAATCCTCCAGTATTGGACCAGTGGCTAAACTTCCTAACTGAGAACCCCTCGGGGATCAAGGGCATCTCCCGGGACACCTGGAACATGTTCCTTAACTTCACTCAGGTGATTGGTCCTGACCTCAGCAACTACAGTGAAGACGAGGCCTGGCCAAGTCTCTTCGATACCTTTGTGGAGTGGGAA